The Pontibacter pudoricolor genome contains a region encoding:
- the ftsH gene encoding ATP-dependent zinc metalloprotease FtsH, whose product MAEKNNKGNNNKKKKPLIPNTPPRPTMQLWMLAVLILVIFGLTYLNRSNSSVETSQRDFEEMLLSGDVSKVAIVNNKTVEIYLKDEALQNEKYKQELSDRGSLTVDKGPQYHFQIISPEIFNEDMTELQKDVPREQRVPVYPEERTGFMDFFATWGFLILLLFGFWFLMRRVTAGGSGGQIFNIGKSKAALFDAENKVKITFKDVAGLEEAKEEVQEIVEFLKNPSKFTVLGGKIPKGALLVGPPGTGKTLLAKAVAGEADVPFFSLSGSDFVEMFVGVGAARVRDLFKQAKAKAPCIIFIDEIDAIGRHRSRGQVPGGNDERENTLNSLLVEMDGFATDSGVIILAATNRPDTLDSALLRPGRFDRQVSIDKPDINGRTEIFDVHLKPLTLAPDVDARKLAAQTPGFAGAEIANVCNEAALIAARRNKKSVEMQDFNDAVDRVIGGLEKKNKIISPGEKRIVAYHEAGHAIAGWFLEHTDPLVKVSIVPRGVAALGYAQYLPKEQFLYTTEQLIDEMCMALGGRAAEDIVFGKISTGALSDLERITKMAYSIVTMYGMNAKIGNVSFYDSKQSDMQFNKPYSEATAETIDNEVRLIIDSAYQRTKQLLIEKRDKLEIIAKELLDKEILFQSDLERLVGPRPFDALTTYQAHTAGTDRSQTKSEVEQNHPVEFDESEQSDQQNGKTPDAPLENGRPTAEHEDNFNSRTTA is encoded by the coding sequence ATGGCAGAAAAAAATAATAAAGGCAATAATAACAAAAAAAAGAAGCCTCTGATCCCGAATACGCCTCCGCGTCCTACCATGCAGTTATGGATGCTTGCCGTGCTTATCCTGGTGATTTTTGGGCTGACCTACCTTAACAGGAGCAACTCTTCCGTAGAAACTTCGCAGAGAGACTTTGAGGAAATGTTGCTGAGTGGCGACGTGAGCAAAGTAGCGATCGTTAATAACAAAACGGTAGAGATATACCTGAAAGACGAAGCCCTCCAAAACGAAAAGTATAAGCAGGAGCTCTCTGATCGTGGTTCTTTAACAGTAGATAAAGGCCCGCAATATCACTTCCAGATTATTTCTCCGGAAATTTTTAACGAGGATATGACGGAACTGCAGAAAGATGTACCACGTGAGCAGCGCGTGCCGGTTTATCCGGAAGAGCGCACCGGCTTTATGGACTTCTTTGCAACATGGGGCTTCCTGATACTATTACTATTCGGTTTCTGGTTCCTGATGCGCCGCGTTACAGCTGGTGGTTCAGGTGGTCAGATATTTAATATTGGCAAATCTAAAGCGGCTTTATTTGATGCCGAGAACAAGGTAAAAATCACATTTAAGGATGTGGCCGGCCTGGAAGAAGCAAAAGAAGAAGTGCAGGAGATCGTTGAATTCCTGAAAAACCCATCTAAGTTTACTGTACTGGGTGGTAAAATACCGAAAGGTGCCTTACTTGTTGGACCTCCGGGTACTGGTAAAACCTTGCTGGCAAAAGCCGTTGCCGGCGAGGCTGACGTTCCGTTCTTCTCCCTTTCAGGTTCCGACTTTGTGGAGATGTTCGTAGGTGTGGGTGCTGCCCGTGTGCGTGACCTGTTTAAGCAGGCAAAAGCAAAAGCGCCGTGTATCATCTTTATAGATGAGATCGATGCCATTGGTCGTCATCGTAGCCGTGGCCAAGTGCCTGGTGGTAACGATGAGCGCGAGAACACACTGAACTCCCTGCTTGTAGAGATGGATGGTTTTGCAACTGACTCAGGCGTAATTATACTGGCAGCTACAAACCGCCCGGATACGCTGGACTCTGCCTTACTTCGCCCGGGTCGTTTTGACCGCCAGGTAAGTATAGACAAGCCGGATATTAACGGCCGTACCGAAATATTTGATGTACACTTAAAGCCGCTTACACTTGCCCCTGATGTAGATGCACGTAAGCTGGCTGCCCAGACACCTGGTTTTGCCGGTGCCGAAATAGCTAACGTTTGTAACGAAGCTGCTCTGATCGCTGCCCGCCGCAATAAGAAGTCTGTGGAAATGCAGGACTTTAACGATGCCGTTGACCGTGTAATTGGCGGTTTGGAGAAGAAGAACAAGATCATCTCTCCGGGTGAAAAGCGAATTGTTGCTTACCATGAGGCTGGCCACGCTATTGCAGGCTGGTTCCTGGAGCATACCGATCCGTTGGTAAAAGTGAGTATCGTTCCGCGTGGTGTTGCTGCATTGGGTTATGCCCAGTATTTACCAAAAGAGCAGTTCCTGTACACTACAGAGCAACTGATCGACGAAATGTGTATGGCTCTTGGTGGTCGTGCCGCTGAAGACATTGTATTCGGCAAGATCTCGACAGGTGCCCTGAGCGACCTGGAGCGTATCACTAAAATGGCTTACAGCATTGTAACTATGTATGGTATGAACGCGAAGATCGGTAACGTGTCGTTCTACGATTCGAAGCAGTCTGATATGCAGTTCAACAAACCTTACTCAGAAGCGACCGCCGAAACAATAGATAATGAAGTCCGCCTAATCATTGACTCTGCTTACCAGCGTACGAAACAGTTGCTGATAGAGAAACGTGATAAACTGGAGATCATCGCGAAAGAGCTTCTTGATAAAGAGATTCTGTTCCAGAGCGATCTGGAGCGTTTGGTTGGTCCACGTCCGTTTGATGCACTTACTACATACCAGGCACACACAGCAGGTACAGACAGAAGCCAGACAAAAAGCGAAGTAGAGCAGAATCATCCTGTTGAATTTGACGAATCAGAACAGTCAGATCAGCAAAATGGCAAAACTCCTGATGCTCCGCTAGAAAATGGCCGGCCTACTGCTGAACACGAAGATAACTTCAATTCAAGAACAACAGCTTGA
- a CDS encoding LutC/YkgG family protein has translation MYEAKTKEIVLRRVREALAKPAPFLPPTPDFTSPLHHASTDDMSVIFVENFLKNSGAFFYCETEEDFFDQLYKFRHEQNIQHLFVWEANLQKALYHAGIEYTDSEQDFLAKAEASLTTCEALITRTGSLLISSANAGGRRLTVYPETHIVIAKASQLVPDIKDGLQHLRNKYKDNFPSMVSLVSGPSRTADIEKTLVMGAHGPKQLVLFLIDDLQN, from the coding sequence ATGTACGAAGCTAAAACCAAAGAAATAGTTTTAAGAAGAGTAAGAGAGGCGCTGGCTAAGCCAGCGCCTTTTCTGCCTCCTACCCCTGATTTCACTTCACCTCTTCACCACGCCTCCACCGACGACATGTCGGTTATATTTGTGGAGAACTTCCTGAAGAACAGTGGCGCCTTTTTTTATTGCGAAACTGAAGAAGATTTTTTTGACCAGCTTTATAAGTTCAGGCATGAGCAGAATATCCAGCACTTGTTTGTATGGGAAGCCAACCTGCAGAAGGCATTATACCATGCAGGCATAGAATATACTGATTCGGAACAGGATTTCCTGGCCAAAGCGGAGGCGAGCCTTACTACCTGCGAAGCCCTGATAACCCGCACCGGAAGCCTGCTGATCAGTTCGGCAAATGCTGGTGGCAGACGCTTGACTGTATATCCGGAGACGCATATAGTTATCGCCAAAGCAAGCCAGCTTGTACCGGATATTAAAGACGGCCTGCAGCATCTGCGCAACAAGTATAAAGACAACTTCCCATCGATGGTGAGTTTGGTTAGCGGCCCAAGCCGCACCGCCGATATTGAAAAAACGCTGGTAATGGGTGCCCACGGCCCGAAACAGCTCGTACTTTTCCTGATAGATGACCTTCAGAATTGA
- a CDS encoding UDP-2,3-diacylglucosamine diphosphatase: MTFRIDQLAPGKKVYFASDFHLGVPDAATSKARELKIVRWLDEVKQDAAAILLLGDIFDFWFEYRHTIPKGFIRLQGKLAEITDSGIPVLFFTGNHDMWMFDYFPTELNIPVLREPISTTINGHTFYIGHGDGLGPGDHTYKIIKKVFANKACQWAFARIHPNLGIGIANMWSRKSRISNVKKDEAFLGEDEWLLQYCREVEAEKHHDYYIFGHRHLPLDLPIGEKSRYVNLGEWVNFCSYGIYDGTNLTLKHFEA; the protein is encoded by the coding sequence ATGACCTTCAGAATTGATCAACTGGCGCCTGGTAAGAAAGTATACTTTGCGTCTGATTTCCATTTGGGTGTGCCTGATGCTGCAACCAGCAAAGCCCGCGAACTTAAGATCGTGCGCTGGCTTGACGAGGTAAAACAGGATGCCGCAGCCATACTTTTATTGGGGGATATTTTCGACTTCTGGTTTGAGTACCGCCATACCATACCTAAAGGCTTTATCAGGTTGCAAGGCAAACTTGCCGAAATAACTGATTCTGGCATACCGGTTCTTTTTTTCACGGGGAACCACGACATGTGGATGTTTGATTACTTCCCGACAGAACTGAACATACCTGTACTTCGTGAGCCGATCTCTACAACTATAAACGGCCACACTTTTTACATTGGCCACGGCGATGGTTTAGGCCCCGGCGACCATACGTACAAGATCATTAAAAAAGTGTTTGCCAATAAAGCCTGCCAGTGGGCATTTGCCCGCATACATCCTAATTTAGGTATTGGTATTGCCAACATGTGGTCGCGCAAAAGCCGCATCAGCAATGTAAAGAAAGATGAAGCCTTTTTAGGAGAAGACGAGTGGCTGCTGCAGTATTGCCGCGAAGTAGAAGCAGAAAAGCATCACGATTATTACATTTTCGGGCACCGCCATTTACCACTTGACCTGCCTATAGGTGAGAAAAGCCGGTATGTGAACTTAGGAGAATGGGTCAATTTTTGCTCGTATGGCATTTACGATGGTACTAACCTAACCCTGAAGCACTTTGAAGCCTAA
- a CDS encoding GNAT family N-acetyltransferase, with the protein MESTYTFSFLTAHDMPEVHQVFLEAFKDYFVPIQLTEEQFKTKLKRESIDPAFCVAAYEGSKIVGFILTGLGEFNGKPTAYNAGTGVLPDHRRHQLTRKMYVHLLPKLRESGVEQCLLEVIQENEPAIRSYQATGFTVTRALDCFRATKDELLLPGDEPDDVAILPVTKPDWKTYQHFWDVEPTWQNTPAAIKNTPDEKVILEARDTSRELVGYIVFLPKNGTILQLAVMPGKRGHGVGKALLKQAMQQTAAPALLLINVDAAAVDFKTFLKRRHFNRFLGQYEMLMPLV; encoded by the coding sequence ATGGAATCTACTTATACTTTTTCTTTTCTGACGGCGCATGATATGCCCGAAGTTCACCAGGTGTTTCTGGAGGCATTTAAAGATTATTTTGTGCCAATACAGCTTACAGAAGAACAGTTTAAAACAAAACTGAAACGCGAAAGTATAGATCCGGCTTTTTGTGTGGCAGCTTATGAAGGAAGCAAAATAGTGGGCTTTATACTTACCGGCCTCGGCGAATTTAATGGCAAACCAACCGCTTATAATGCGGGCACAGGCGTGTTGCCAGATCATAGGCGCCACCAGCTAACCCGAAAAATGTATGTGCATCTGTTACCCAAACTGCGCGAAAGCGGAGTAGAGCAGTGCCTGCTAGAAGTGATACAGGAAAATGAACCTGCTATAAGATCTTATCAAGCTACAGGATTTACCGTTACCCGCGCCCTTGACTGTTTCAGAGCGACCAAAGACGAATTACTGCTACCTGGCGATGAGCCAGACGATGTAGCTATTTTGCCGGTAACCAAACCCGACTGGAAAACTTACCAACATTTCTGGGATGTAGAGCCAACCTGGCAAAATACTCCTGCTGCCATCAAAAATACACCCGACGAAAAAGTTATTCTGGAAGCTAGAGATACAAGCCGGGAACTGGTAGGATATATTGTGTTTCTGCCAAAAAATGGTACCATCCTGCAGCTCGCCGTAATGCCCGGTAAACGTGGGCACGGAGTTGGCAAAGCACTTTTAAAACAGGCAATGCAACAAACTGCCGCGCCAGCCCTGCTGCTGATAAATGTTGATGCTGCTGCGGTTGATTTTAAGACTTTTCTGAAGCGGCGGCATTTTAACAGGTTTCTGGGGCAGTATGAGATGCTGATGCCGTTAGTCTAA
- a CDS encoding lipopolysaccharide biosynthesis protein produces MLRKLLSHAVIYGLAAQAPRLAGVLALPIITRYLTPADYGVAGIVTAYVSVFTMLLTLGLSVVMMNSFARQPQRYPWVWRQLNGFVTIWSLVYGSLVIVALYFLVPEEGAAHRLEIALLAGLPIMLFTMTELQSNIYFQLSQKPLPLAFRSFIVGALGVALNIYTIAYLGLGFRGWFYAGFISVGVGFLLNSYHVYIRQKLWPIFNFKWSRIKSSLRISLPVIPHNLANFMLDTSDKLVLNILHVPVQRIGLYNVASSFGTYFLLASMAVTQAASPFYLTYLAQQKDRAAALQVRHLTFALLALFLFATTLGSLWMREIFIVLIKNEALQQAYPLAIIILMGYNYRPMYLAVMNTLTYREHTNKLWRLSVVAGVGNVLLNFILVPIFGYQAAAYTTFAALMYMGYSGFYIRAYKDSSLVPYYPMAWMALTVLLLFVVYELAAMAIMVKVIVTAIAGVGAIVAAILYRRNLKLQL; encoded by the coding sequence ATGCTTCGGAAACTACTGTCACATGCGGTAATTTATGGTTTAGCGGCCCAGGCTCCACGGTTGGCAGGCGTGCTGGCCCTCCCGATCATTACCCGCTACCTTACACCCGCCGATTATGGTGTGGCCGGTATAGTTACAGCATACGTTTCGGTGTTTACAATGCTGCTTACCCTGGGCCTGTCGGTGGTAATGATGAACAGCTTTGCCAGGCAGCCGCAACGCTACCCCTGGGTATGGCGTCAGCTAAATGGCTTTGTAACGATATGGTCGCTGGTTTATGGGTCGCTGGTTATAGTTGCCTTGTACTTTCTAGTCCCGGAAGAGGGCGCTGCGCATCGGCTGGAGATTGCATTGCTGGCGGGGCTGCCGATCATGTTGTTTACCATGACCGAACTGCAAAGTAACATATACTTCCAGCTATCGCAGAAACCTTTGCCGCTGGCCTTTCGCTCGTTTATAGTTGGAGCCCTTGGAGTTGCCCTAAATATTTATACCATAGCTTACCTCGGGCTTGGGTTCAGAGGGTGGTTTTATGCCGGTTTCATATCGGTGGGTGTGGGGTTTCTGCTGAACAGCTACCATGTATATATCCGGCAAAAGCTCTGGCCTATCTTTAATTTTAAATGGAGCCGGATTAAAAGTTCATTGAGAATATCCCTGCCGGTAATACCCCATAACCTGGCCAATTTTATGCTGGATACGTCGGATAAGCTGGTGCTTAATATATTGCATGTGCCTGTGCAGCGGATTGGTTTATACAACGTGGCCTCCAGTTTTGGTACTTATTTTTTGCTGGCCTCCATGGCTGTTACGCAGGCGGCATCGCCTTTTTACCTTACCTACCTGGCGCAGCAAAAAGATAGAGCAGCAGCATTGCAGGTCCGGCACCTTACGTTTGCGTTACTGGCCTTGTTTTTATTTGCCACCACCTTAGGCAGCCTTTGGATGCGGGAGATATTTATAGTTCTGATAAAAAACGAAGCATTGCAGCAGGCTTACCCCTTAGCGATCATTATTCTGATGGGGTATAATTACAGACCGATGTACCTGGCCGTTATGAATACGCTCACCTACCGGGAGCACACCAACAAACTATGGCGGCTTTCGGTAGTAGCAGGTGTAGGTAATGTGTTGCTCAACTTTATACTTGTACCGATCTTTGGATACCAGGCAGCTGCTTACACCACTTTTGCGGCACTCATGTACATGGGCTATTCCGGCTTTTACATAAGAGCTTATAAAGATTCTTCGTTAGTTCCGTATTACCCTATGGCGTGGATGGCATTAACCGTTTTGTTGCTGTTCGTAGTTTACGAACTGGCTGCCATGGCCATTATGGTTAAAGTTATAGTTACAGCTATAGCAGGCGTTGGGGCTATAGTTGCAGCTATCCTTTACCGGAGAAACCTGAAATTGCAATTATAA
- the ricT gene encoding PSP1 domain-containing protein yields MGCNSCSSGGCGTKKTSADGTEVVGGCKSNGGCSTGGCNRLNVFDWLSDMEIPVSFEEFDIVEIRFKGGRKDFYRNTNRLDLTTGDAVVVDVPNGHHIGFVSLKGELVRLQMLKKKVDNNEEIRSIYRIATEQDMEKFNEVRDLEGGAMYRSREIIQQLSLRMKLSDVEYQADKSKATFYYSADDRVDFRDLIKKLAEEFKVRIEMRQISLRHEAGRLGGIGSCGRELCCSTWLTDFKSVSTTAARYQNLSLNPSKLSGQCGRLKCCLNYELETYMEALKDIPTVNRPLQTQNGDAFLQKTDIFKKMMWFGFKGDNNWYPVPVQRVQEILELNAKGIAVESLAVVVEEEPKQNEFVAQVEGNLERLDDKYKAKKKKKKKKKGALGSDAAQAEAAPMQGPERKPRSEMEPREGEQRRNRGPRPDNRNRNREGAPENREPRAERDNREPRAPREGNRPEQANRDRGNRERGERKEREGIRGERENRPRPTREPRAPREGGDRPSQAQQPGQEGQHPKKHRSRKPFRGKRPDQNKPDTNV; encoded by the coding sequence GTGGGTTGTAATTCATGTTCCAGTGGCGGATGCGGCACCAAAAAAACCAGTGCAGATGGCACAGAGGTTGTTGGCGGCTGCAAAAGCAACGGCGGCTGCAGCACAGGAGGCTGTAACCGTTTAAATGTGTTCGACTGGCTCAGCGATATGGAAATTCCCGTGTCGTTTGAGGAGTTTGACATTGTAGAAATAAGATTTAAAGGAGGCCGCAAGGACTTCTATCGTAATACCAACAGACTAGATTTAACAACCGGCGACGCCGTGGTTGTGGATGTGCCAAACGGCCATCACATTGGTTTTGTATCGCTTAAGGGCGAGCTCGTACGTCTGCAGATGCTGAAGAAAAAAGTTGACAACAACGAAGAGATCCGCAGCATTTACCGCATTGCCACCGAGCAGGACATGGAGAAATTCAACGAAGTCCGTGACCTGGAAGGTGGTGCCATGTACCGCTCCCGCGAGATTATTCAGCAGCTGAGCCTGCGCATGAAACTGTCGGATGTGGAGTACCAGGCGGACAAAAGCAAGGCGACGTTCTACTACTCTGCCGATGACCGCGTTGACTTCAGGGACCTGATCAAAAAGCTGGCGGAAGAATTTAAAGTACGGATCGAGATGCGCCAGATCAGTCTTCGCCACGAAGCTGGCCGCTTAGGTGGTATTGGCTCATGTGGTCGTGAACTATGCTGCTCTACCTGGCTCACCGATTTTAAAAGCGTATCTACTACAGCGGCGCGTTACCAGAACCTCTCGCTTAACCCAAGTAAACTTTCGGGGCAGTGTGGCCGCCTGAAATGCTGCCTGAACTACGAGCTGGAAACCTACATGGAAGCGCTGAAGGATATCCCTACTGTAAACCGCCCGCTGCAGACACAGAACGGCGACGCTTTTCTGCAGAAGACAGACATCTTTAAAAAGATGATGTGGTTCGGTTTTAAAGGCGATAATAACTGGTACCCGGTACCGGTACAACGTGTGCAGGAAATACTGGAACTGAACGCAAAAGGTATTGCCGTAGAATCACTGGCTGTAGTGGTTGAAGAAGAACCGAAGCAGAACGAGTTTGTGGCGCAGGTAGAAGGTAACCTGGAACGCCTTGACGATAAGTATAAGGCCAAAAAGAAAAAGAAGAAGAAAAAGAAAGGTGCTCTCGGAAGTGATGCTGCACAGGCAGAAGCCGCTCCGATGCAGGGACCTGAGAGAAAGCCAAGATCGGAAATGGAGCCGCGCGAAGGTGAACAACGCCGCAACCGTGGGCCACGCCCCGACAACAGGAACCGCAACCGCGAAGGTGCGCCTGAAAACCGTGAGCCGCGTGCCGAACGCGATAATCGTGAACCAAGAGCACCGCGCGAAGGCAACCGCCCTGAACAGGCAAACCGCGATCGTGGAAACCGTGAGCGTGGTGAACGCAAAGAACGTGAAGGTATTCGTGGTGAACGTGAGAACAGGCCAAGACCAACCCGTGAGCCAAGAGCACCACGCGAAGGCGGTGACAGGCCTTCTCAGGCACAGCAGCCGGGGCAGGAAGGCCAGCATCCCAAAAAGCATCGTTCCAGAAAACCGTTCCGGGGAAAAAGACCGGATCAGAATAAACCAGACACCAATGTATAA
- a CDS encoding gliding motility lipoprotein GldH, producing the protein MYKTLVCWAAAFLLLLSSCDQARVYEQNIDLPENNWAIDNAPVFEFEVKDTTQKHDVFVNLRYGLEYDFYNLYLQHELTGPDGKQLSKKLHEILLMDSKTGKPLGKGSSDTFDLQQVILSNVTFPKAGIYKLKLTQYMRRDPLPHIQAVGIRVAKK; encoded by the coding sequence ATGTATAAGACCCTTGTTTGCTGGGCAGCAGCTTTCTTATTACTGCTCTCCTCCTGCGACCAGGCACGTGTTTATGAACAAAACATAGACCTGCCGGAAAATAACTGGGCTATAGATAACGCGCCTGTTTTTGAATTTGAAGTAAAAGATACCACCCAGAAGCATGATGTTTTCGTGAATCTGCGGTATGGCCTGGAATACGATTTTTATAACCTGTACCTGCAGCATGAGCTAACCGGGCCGGATGGAAAACAGCTATCCAAAAAACTGCACGAAATACTGCTGATGGATTCTAAAACAGGCAAGCCGCTTGGCAAGGGATCGTCAGACACGTTTGATCTGCAGCAGGTTATTCTGAGTAATGTTACCTTTCCGAAGGCCGGCATTTACAAGCTTAAATTAACGCAGTATATGCGCCGCGACCCGCTGCCGCACATACAGGCCGTAGGCATAAGAGTGGCAAAAAAATAA
- a CDS encoding endonuclease/exonuclease/phosphatase family protein, translating to MELTLIILGFTFTLFSFLPFLKVPWWWVRILDFPRLHIAVILAVIVAAYSLQYATWTTSEIVMIALWVIAILNQVRYIYYFTPLARVEALRSEKPKPANAFTMMIANVRMVNKKHQDFLKLVLHEHPDILVMNEPDEAWHESVRKELDKRYPYSIKKPLDNTYGMMLFSRLKLSNSEVRFLVEDEIPSFYTVVELESGEKFDLYTVHPQPPRLMKDTETREAELLLVAKMVKKTKVPSVVAGDLNDVAWSSTTKLFKQISGLLDPRVGRGFFNTYNAHIPMFRYPLDHVFYDPAFRLLRLRRMDKFGSDHFPISITLNYEPEREEEQDVPVAKPEDHQEANELIQEGLEKGEEKNREKMKGK from the coding sequence ATGGAGCTTACCCTTATCATACTTGGATTTACGTTTACTTTATTTTCTTTTCTGCCTTTCCTGAAGGTGCCGTGGTGGTGGGTAAGAATACTGGACTTTCCGAGGCTGCATATAGCCGTAATATTAGCGGTTATAGTTGCAGCCTATAGTTTACAATACGCCACCTGGACTACCTCCGAGATCGTGATGATTGCGCTTTGGGTGATAGCCATCCTGAACCAGGTTAGGTACATTTACTATTTTACACCGCTGGCCCGAGTAGAAGCGCTCCGCTCAGAAAAACCAAAACCTGCCAATGCCTTTACCATGATGATCGCCAACGTGCGCATGGTAAACAAAAAGCACCAGGACTTTCTGAAACTGGTACTCCATGAGCACCCGGACATTCTAGTAATGAACGAACCCGATGAAGCCTGGCATGAAAGCGTTCGCAAAGAGCTTGATAAGCGCTACCCGTATAGTATAAAAAAGCCGCTTGATAACACGTATGGCATGATGCTGTTTAGCAGGCTGAAACTTTCGAACAGCGAAGTACGCTTTTTAGTGGAAGACGAGATTCCCTCTTTTTACACAGTAGTTGAATTAGAGAGCGGTGAAAAATTTGATCTGTATACGGTGCACCCACAGCCGCCGCGCCTGATGAAGGATACCGAAACCCGCGAAGCAGAACTGTTGCTGGTTGCTAAAATGGTAAAGAAAACCAAAGTGCCATCGGTAGTTGCCGGCGACCTGAATGATGTGGCCTGGTCGAGTACCACGAAGTTGTTTAAGCAGATAAGCGGCCTGCTGGACCCACGTGTTGGCCGTGGGTTTTTTAATACCTACAACGCACACATTCCAATGTTTCGCTATCCCCTCGATCATGTTTTTTACGACCCTGCTTTCAGGTTGCTGCGCCTGCGCCGTATGGATAAATTTGGCTCCGATCACTTCCCGATAAGCATAACCCTGAACTATGAGCCTGAGCGCGAAGAAGAGCAGGATGTGCCGGTAGCTAAACCAGAGGACCACCAGGAAGCAAACGAGCTGATTCAGGAAGGGCTGGAGAAGGGCGAAGAAAAGAACCGCGAAAAAATGAAAGGCAAATAA
- a CDS encoding cold-shock protein — protein MQTGKVKFFNVSKGFGFIIADDTNQEIFVHQTGLTHEIRENDRVSYEVKDGKKGLNAINVERI, from the coding sequence ATGCAAACAGGTAAAGTAAAATTCTTTAACGTATCAAAAGGTTTCGGATTCATCATCGCTGACGATACAAATCAGGAAATCTTCGTTCATCAGACAGGCCTTACTCACGAGATCCGTGAGAACGACCGTGTGTCTTATGAAGTTAAAGACGGAAAAAAAGGATTGAATGCTATTAACGTAGAGAGAATCTAA
- a CDS encoding SDR family oxidoreductase: MQQTILVTGATGTVGREVVKQLSMLDGIRVRAGVHSVIKGENLRRLPDVEVVEMEFTDPGSLHAAFTHADKVFLVTPFSEGQVEMARKLVDEAKKTGVKHIVKLSALGAGAKDAIQLCRWHREIERYIEQSGIPYTFLRAASFMQNFENYSAPTIKSEGKIYMPAGEGKVSYIDARDIAAVAIAVLTGDGHESKIYDLTGPEAISVGEVAATISLVTGKQVDFVDVPEEAAMQSMQQQEMPDWMIHALLELYGQQRAGNSDLVTNCVEELTGRKPHNFRQFVKEYKECFV, translated from the coding sequence ATGCAGCAAACGATATTAGTTACAGGTGCTACAGGCACAGTGGGCAGAGAAGTGGTAAAACAGCTTTCGATGCTTGACGGGATACGGGTAAGAGCAGGAGTGCACTCCGTAATAAAAGGCGAAAACCTGCGCCGACTACCCGATGTGGAAGTTGTTGAAATGGAGTTTACAGACCCCGGCTCGCTACACGCTGCCTTTACCCATGCCGATAAAGTTTTCCTGGTAACGCCGTTCTCTGAAGGGCAGGTTGAGATGGCCAGAAAGCTGGTTGATGAAGCAAAAAAGACCGGTGTAAAGCACATCGTAAAATTATCAGCGCTGGGAGCCGGAGCAAAAGATGCGATACAGCTCTGCCGTTGGCACCGCGAAATAGAACGCTACATAGAACAGAGCGGCATACCGTATACCTTCCTGCGGGCAGCGTCTTTTATGCAGAATTTCGAGAACTATAGCGCACCAACTATAAAATCGGAAGGAAAGATTTACATGCCGGCCGGCGAAGGAAAAGTGTCTTACATAGATGCCCGCGACATAGCCGCCGTAGCCATAGCTGTACTGACAGGCGATGGACACGAAAGTAAAATTTATGACCTGACCGGCCCCGAAGCTATATCAGTTGGCGAAGTAGCCGCTACCATAAGCTTAGTAACAGGCAAGCAGGTAGATTTTGTTGATGTGCCTGAAGAAGCAGCTATGCAAAGCATGCAACAACAGGAAATGCCGGACTGGATGATACATGCCTTACTGGAACTATACGGGCAGCAACGTGCCGGCAATTCTGATTTGGTAACCAATTGTGTTGAAGAACTTACAGGCCGCAAGCCACACAACTTCAGGCAGTTTGTAAAAGAGTATAAAGAGTGTTTTGTGTAA